A genomic segment from Tachypleus tridentatus isolate NWPU-2018 unplaced genomic scaffold, ASM421037v1 Hic_cluster_2, whole genome shotgun sequence encodes:
- the LOC143243383 gene encoding dynein axonemal heavy chain 7-like isoform X2, producing the protein MKAAVLDRHVLAVLQVEKNLEKLKKSSELLELIQKGLNDYLEKAFFPRFYLMIKTFRNLVRNKRSKEIIWT; encoded by the exons ATGAAAGCTGCTGTTTTAGACAGACATGTTCTGGCAGTTCTCCAGGTTGAAAAAAATTTAGAGAAACTAAAGAAATCCAGTGAGTTGTTGGAACTGATTCAAAAG GGCTTAAATGACTACCTGGAAAAGGCTTTTTTTCCAAGGTTTTATCTAATGATAAAAACTTTTAGAAATCTTGTCAGAAACAAAAGATCCAAAGAG